The following are from one region of the Verrucomicrobiaceae bacterium genome:
- a CDS encoding sulfatase gives MRFLIALLLLSASCLFAAKPNVLVIVADDLGYSDVGFQGSKEIATPHLDKLAAQGLRCTNGYVSHSFCSPTRAGLLTGRYQHRFGHENNPAWLPESTTAGLSLQETTFPQLMKKAGYTTGAVGKWHLGAHPQFHPMQRGFDEYFGALGGGHMYFPDVRGSAEYTIPLNRNGQDEKQTKYLTEHFGDEAAAFVSRHAGAERPWMLYLAFNAPHTPLQAPKEWLEKMKHIENESRRTYAAMVGAMDAAIGSVLSQLDKTQQTENTLIFFISDNGGPNLSARMGVNFTDNSPLRGAKGDLHEGGMRVPFLVSWPARIKPGVYAQPVIALDFLPTALAAAEQSDLTPKNLDGVNLLPFLSGEKTGAPHEMLFWRMNGPGGTYAVRRGDWKLFRQGPNAPELYDLATDIGETKNLAAEKTAVVQELVAAIAEWETGTIAPTFQSPKGGKPAAKKKKP, from the coding sequence ATGCGCTTTCTCATCGCTTTGTTGCTCCTCAGTGCCTCCTGCCTCTTCGCTGCCAAGCCGAATGTGCTCGTCATCGTCGCAGATGACCTCGGCTACAGCGATGTCGGCTTTCAGGGATCAAAGGAAATCGCCACACCGCATCTGGACAAGCTCGCCGCGCAGGGCCTGCGCTGCACCAATGGCTACGTCTCGCATTCCTTTTGCAGCCCGACACGGGCAGGGCTGCTGACGGGCCGCTACCAGCACCGCTTCGGGCATGAGAATAATCCCGCTTGGTTGCCAGAGAGCACCACAGCGGGCCTTTCGCTCCAGGAGACGACCTTTCCGCAGCTCATGAAAAAAGCTGGTTACACCACCGGCGCGGTCGGGAAGTGGCATCTCGGAGCGCATCCGCAGTTTCACCCGATGCAGCGCGGATTCGACGAGTACTTCGGTGCTCTGGGCGGCGGGCACATGTATTTTCCCGATGTTCGAGGCAGTGCCGAGTACACCATCCCGCTCAATCGCAACGGACAGGATGAAAAGCAGACCAAATACCTCACGGAGCACTTCGGCGATGAAGCAGCTGCCTTTGTGAGCCGCCATGCAGGCGCGGAGAGGCCCTGGATGCTCTACCTCGCCTTCAATGCACCGCACACACCGCTCCAGGCTCCGAAAGAATGGCTGGAGAAGATGAAGCACATCGAAAACGAAAGCCGCCGCACCTACGCAGCGATGGTGGGCGCGATGGATGCCGCCATCGGCTCCGTGCTGTCCCAGCTCGATAAAACGCAGCAGACCGAGAACACGCTCATCTTCTTCATCAGTGACAATGGCGGCCCCAATCTCTCCGCGCGGATGGGCGTGAACTTCACCGACAACTCGCCCCTGCGTGGAGCAAAGGGCGACCTGCATGAAGGCGGCATGCGTGTGCCCTTCTTGGTGAGTTGGCCAGCACGCATCAAGCCCGGCGTGTATGCGCAGCCCGTCATCGCGCTGGATTTCCTGCCCACCGCGCTCGCTGCAGCAGAACAGAGCGATCTCACGCCCAAAAACCTCGATGGCGTGAATTTGCTGCCGTTTTTATCCGGCGAAAAAACCGGTGCACCCCATGAGATGCTCTTTTGGCGCATGAATGGCCCCGGTGGCACTTACGCCGTGCGCCGTGGCGACTGGAAGCTCTTCCGCCAAGGCCCCAATGCCCCCGAACTCTACGATCTGGCCACAGACATCGGTGAGACAAAAAACCTCGCCGCTGAGAAAACCGCCGTCGTGCAGGAACTCGTCGCCGCCATCGCCGAATGGGAAACAGGCACCATCGCACCCACCTTCCAGAGCCCCAAAGGCGGCAAACCCGCAGCCAAAAAGAAGAAGCCGTAA
- a CDS encoding PDZ domain-containing protein translates to MKKHLLITASLLFASLATAETVKDREGAVRGDKAALENDPRWNYNDIDAGFRLAKTTGKPLLVVLRCLPCMSCAGMDAGVLHDAALATLLDQFVCVRVINANALDLTRFQFDYDLSLTAIVFHADGTVYGRFASWSHQKDPLNKSVTGFQKTLQAALELHKRYPANKASLAGKQPVATPYRTPVEFPTLAAKYGSKLDWDGKVVQSCVHCHMVGDAFRAHHRSQNKPMPLELIYPHPMPDVLGLTLAADEIAKVESVTAESIAAKAGVQVGDEFTAMEGQPLISTADFSHVLHRASPAGSVKATIQRGGKPQELTLLLPAGWRTHSDISKRAGTWPMRAMAFGGMHMIDLENAEREKQGLTTDQLALHIDHVGQYGPHAAAKKAGFQKGDILIQVGDIQNRMTESQIIGYLLASHQPGEKLPSVVLRGGKKVTLDMPQQ, encoded by the coding sequence ATGAAAAAGCACCTCCTCATCACCGCCTCGCTCCTGTTTGCATCGCTCGCCACGGCTGAAACGGTCAAGGACCGCGAAGGTGCCGTGCGTGGCGACAAGGCCGCACTCGAAAACGATCCGCGCTGGAATTACAACGACATCGACGCTGGCTTCCGCCTGGCGAAGACGACCGGCAAGCCGCTGCTCGTCGTGCTGCGCTGCCTGCCCTGCATGTCCTGCGCAGGCATGGACGCGGGCGTTTTGCATGATGCGGCACTCGCGACGCTGCTGGACCAGTTCGTGTGTGTGCGTGTGATCAATGCGAACGCGCTGGACCTCACTCGCTTCCAGTTTGATTACGATCTGTCTTTGACCGCCATCGTCTTCCATGCCGATGGCACGGTGTATGGCCGATTCGCCTCCTGGTCGCATCAAAAAGACCCCCTGAACAAATCCGTCACCGGTTTCCAAAAAACGCTCCAAGCCGCCCTGGAGCTGCACAAACGCTATCCGGCCAATAAAGCCTCTCTGGCAGGCAAACAGCCCGTCGCCACGCCTTACCGCACGCCGGTCGAGTTCCCCACTTTGGCTGCGAAATACGGTAGCAAGCTCGATTGGGACGGAAAAGTCGTCCAGAGCTGCGTGCACTGCCACATGGTCGGAGATGCCTTCCGTGCGCATCACCGCAGTCAGAATAAACCCATGCCGCTGGAGCTCATTTACCCGCATCCGATGCCCGATGTGCTCGGATTGACCCTAGCCGCCGATGAGATCGCGAAAGTCGAGAGCGTGACCGCCGAAAGCATCGCCGCAAAGGCCGGTGTGCAGGTCGGGGATGAATTCACCGCGATGGAGGGCCAGCCGCTCATCTCCACGGCAGACTTCAGCCATGTACTGCACCGTGCATCACCCGCAGGCAGTGTGAAGGCCACCATCCAGCGCGGAGGCAAGCCGCAGGAGCTCACGCTGCTCCTGCCCGCAGGCTGGCGCACGCACTCAGACATCTCGAAGCGTGCTGGCACCTGGCCCATGCGTGCGATGGCCTTCGGTGGTATGCACATGATCGACCTAGAAAATGCCGAGCGTGAGAAGCAAGGCCTCACCACTGACCAACTCGCCCTCCACATCGACCACGTCGGTCAATACGGTCCGCATGCCGCCGCGAAGAAGGCCGGTTTTCAGAAAGGGGACATCCTCATCCAGGTCGGTGACATTCAGAACCGCATGACCGAAAGCCAGATCATCGGCTATCTACTCGCCAGCCATCAACCCGGAGAAAAACTCCCCTCCGTCGTGCTACGCGGCGGCAAAAAAGTCACGCTCGACATGCCGCAGCAGTAA
- the lpxA gene encoding acyl-ACP--UDP-N-acetylglucosamine O-acyltransferase produces MIHSTALIDSRAQIDPTAEIGPYVVIDGPAVLAAGVRVEAHAQIVGKVTVGAGTVIGRAAVIGAEPQDLGFDPATDSGVVLGEQNVIREHVTIHRGSKNGGLTRVGDRNFIMATAHLAHDVVLGDRNVIANAALLAGHVQVGNNSFLGGGAVFHQFIRIGDFCIVQGNGGLGKDLPHYCMAQRINRMTGLNVIGLRRAGFSTEDRATLKELFSLLFTSGKNLSQALAAAAEREWPAKAARMLEFVRAPSKKGVCPVRRSRVEEE; encoded by the coding sequence ATGATCCACTCTACCGCCCTCATTGATTCGCGTGCCCAGATCGACCCGACGGCTGAAATCGGCCCCTACGTCGTCATCGACGGCCCAGCGGTGCTGGCCGCAGGTGTGCGGGTGGAGGCGCATGCGCAGATCGTCGGGAAAGTCACCGTCGGCGCAGGAACGGTCATCGGGCGGGCCGCCGTGATCGGTGCGGAGCCGCAGGATCTGGGTTTTGACCCGGCGACGGATAGTGGCGTGGTGCTGGGTGAGCAGAATGTCATCCGCGAGCATGTCACCATCCATCGCGGTAGTAAAAATGGCGGCCTCACCCGCGTGGGGGACCGGAATTTCATCATGGCCACGGCTCACCTCGCGCATGATGTGGTGCTGGGTGATCGGAATGTCATCGCCAATGCCGCGCTGCTGGCCGGGCATGTGCAGGTGGGCAATAACAGCTTCTTGGGCGGTGGCGCGGTGTTTCACCAGTTCATCCGCATCGGAGATTTCTGCATCGTGCAGGGCAATGGCGGCCTGGGCAAAGATTTGCCGCACTACTGCATGGCGCAGCGCATCAATCGCATGACGGGGCTGAACGTGATCGGCCTGCGCCGGGCTGGATTCAGCACGGAGGACCGTGCGACGCTGAAGGAGCTCTTCAGCCTGCTTTTTACTTCGGGGAAAAATCTCTCGCAGGCACTCGCGGCAGCGGCGGAGCGTGAATGGCCTGCCAAAGCGGCGCGGATGCTGGAATTCGTCCGAGCACCGTCAAAGAAGGGCGTCTGCCCCGTGCGTCGTAGCCGTGTGGAGGAGGAGTGA
- a CDS encoding site-specific integrase: MPNQPGLLRRGMRYYTNFKVPKELISVLRKDHIREALGTSDYREACSKITFQRMRWQTLFEKEQRQLAPKADGPREKEVLLRLTEQQAYEMACRFLIEREREFRAWWDQEGLLLTPEELDECKGNVSTDSAAFGAGSAHHTPEDGSSLVKQFLQAEGYDCPPTSPAFQMLRPLFRAAQQEHSSRSLDMLEGRTVKARDTHFRKVFAHVEVPEKKRDTTLAELLERFTKHLKDANRSPATFLAYEMPFRLLRETLKPNIGLSSITKDSIQAVCDVLRNMPQNSKQRYKGLTLPQAVMAANKTGDKRRVKKRTQSNYFNTLVAIFNFAVEKRLMAENPAKDRYFRRYFQKEKSPPKAQFTIAELNTLFKAPLYTGCQNDEGGYAIAGPQRPKRGRYWVPLLALFHGLRLNEAYQLLLEDVKEQLGIPFLAIRPTKEDGSDSEKRIKAGIRDVPLHPMLIKLGFLDFVKARRKTKDSRLFPELPGGATGYFSNAFSKYFGRFCEAALGYKPKGTFHSFRHQFRDACRAARLPTETVALLGGWENGKGEKETVMNQYGRGDEYFRVLAEDLAKVTFPGLNLNHLVPSPASPSKKHRSIRER; the protein is encoded by the coding sequence ATGCCAAACCAGCCCGGTTTGTTGCGGCGCGGCATGCGCTACTACACCAACTTTAAGGTTCCCAAGGAACTGATTTCCGTGCTGAGGAAGGACCACATCCGGGAAGCGCTTGGCACTTCGGACTACCGCGAAGCATGCAGTAAAATCACGTTTCAGCGGATGCGTTGGCAAACCCTCTTTGAGAAGGAACAGCGCCAGCTTGCGCCGAAGGCGGACGGGCCACGGGAAAAGGAGGTTCTTTTGAGGCTCACCGAACAGCAAGCCTACGAAATGGCATGCCGCTTCCTGATTGAGCGGGAACGGGAGTTCCGGGCGTGGTGGGACCAGGAAGGGCTTCTCCTGACACCGGAGGAACTGGACGAGTGCAAAGGCAATGTCAGCACCGATTCTGCCGCGTTTGGAGCCGGTTCCGCGCACCACACGCCGGAGGATGGCTCTTCTCTTGTGAAGCAATTTTTGCAGGCCGAAGGCTACGACTGCCCGCCGACAAGCCCGGCTTTTCAGATGCTCCGCCCGTTGTTCCGGGCAGCGCAGCAAGAACACTCATCCCGCTCTTTGGACATGCTAGAAGGGCGCACCGTGAAGGCGAGGGACACTCATTTTCGAAAGGTGTTTGCCCATGTAGAGGTTCCTGAAAAGAAGAGGGACACCACTCTTGCCGAACTGTTGGAGCGTTTCACAAAACACCTCAAAGACGCCAACCGTTCCCCGGCAACCTTCCTAGCCTATGAGATGCCCTTTCGCCTGCTTCGGGAGACGTTGAAGCCAAACATCGGCCTTTCATCCATCACAAAGGATTCCATTCAAGCGGTGTGTGACGTGCTGCGAAACATGCCTCAGAACTCAAAGCAGCGATACAAGGGGCTGACCTTGCCGCAAGCTGTAATGGCAGCGAACAAGACCGGAGACAAGCGGCGGGTAAAAAAGCGCACTCAGTCAAACTACTTCAACACACTGGTAGCCATCTTTAACTTCGCCGTGGAAAAACGGCTCATGGCGGAGAACCCGGCCAAAGACCGCTATTTCCGCCGCTACTTTCAAAAGGAGAAGTCCCCACCCAAGGCGCAGTTCACCATCGCGGAACTGAACACTCTCTTCAAAGCCCCTCTCTACACGGGTTGCCAGAACGATGAAGGCGGCTACGCCATCGCCGGACCGCAGCGCCCCAAACGAGGCCGCTATTGGGTTCCTTTGCTGGCGCTGTTCCATGGCCTGCGATTGAACGAGGCATACCAGCTTCTTTTAGAAGACGTGAAGGAGCAGCTTGGCATTCCATTCCTTGCCATCCGTCCCACGAAAGAAGACGGTTCCGACAGTGAAAAGCGAATCAAAGCAGGCATCCGGGATGTGCCTTTGCACCCGATGCTCATAAAGCTGGGGTTCCTTGACTTCGTAAAGGCCCGCAGGAAGACCAAGGATTCCCGCCTCTTTCCCGAATTGCCGGGAGGGGCCACCGGCTACTTTAGCAATGCATTTTCAAAGTACTTTGGGCGGTTCTGTGAGGCCGCGCTTGGCTACAAGCCCAAGGGAACTTTCCACAGCTTCCGCCACCAGTTCCGCGATGCATGCCGGGCCGCACGCCTGCCGACCGAAACCGTTGCCCTTCTTGGCGGATGGGAGAACGGGAAGGGGGAAAAGGAAACGGTGATGAACCAGTATGGACGCGGGGACGAGTACTTCCGAGTGCTTGCAGAAGACCTTGCCAAAGTGACGTTCCCTGGCTTGAATTTGAATCATCTGGTGCCTTCCCCCGCCTCGCCTTCAAAAAAACACCGGTCTATTCGCGAACGATGA
- a CDS encoding DUF4339 domain-containing protein, whose amino-acid sequence MNPDSKTDLASLLWFYSVNQAVTGPVSFQELASHVQSGTLPSDVLAVPEGREDWKAFSQWQASSPPPPLPIKSSATEKEDTEAPSGGLGAFPGRKGGKAARQEEGCRKGCFGCLGLIVVCMLLGMILETCSKPDLTLSDSERQNPKEAVQKLMKGVYGSALRETSATEIGDSSIADGKLNVYVRVNADLRLSGSSNMFQLEQKLNQAFKTLYTSGLPIWEVVIWNYGELVDRYGNESDEIVHKCSLHSNEAAKVNWQNAEWVSLEKIWEVRLKHRVLE is encoded by the coding sequence ATGAATCCAGATTCAAAAACCGACCTCGCCAGCCTTCTTTGGTTCTACTCAGTCAATCAGGCCGTCACCGGTCCTGTTTCCTTCCAAGAGCTAGCATCGCACGTCCAAAGTGGAACGCTTCCATCCGATGTGCTGGCCGTGCCGGAAGGCCGGGAAGACTGGAAGGCTTTTTCACAGTGGCAGGCTTCATCGCCACCGCCGCCGCTGCCTATCAAGTCCAGCGCTACCGAGAAGGAAGACACAGAGGCCCCTAGCGGCGGCTTGGGCGCGTTTCCCGGCAGAAAAGGCGGCAAGGCAGCGCGGCAGGAGGAAGGCTGTAGAAAGGGCTGCTTTGGCTGTCTTGGGCTAATCGTTGTCTGCATGCTCTTGGGCATGATCCTTGAGACATGTTCAAAACCGGATTTGACCCTCAGCGACTCCGAGAGGCAGAATCCCAAAGAGGCAGTGCAAAAGCTCATGAAGGGCGTCTATGGAAGCGCCCTCCGGGAAACCAGCGCAACCGAGATTGGGGACAGCAGCATAGCCGATGGGAAGCTGAACGTTTATGTGCGAGTGAACGCCGATTTGCGCCTATCCGGTTCGAGCAACATGTTCCAACTCGAACAGAAGCTGAACCAGGCATTCAAGACCCTCTACACCTCCGGCCTACCGATTTGGGAGGTGGTCATTTGGAACTACGGCGAGCTAGTGGACCGATACGGCAACGAGTCAGACGAGATCGTTCACAAGTGCTCTTTGCATTCCAACGAGGCAGCAAAGGTGAATTGGCAAAACGCTGAATGGGTTTCTTTGGAGAAGATTTGGGAAGTGCGTTTGAAGCATCGCGTATTGGAATAA
- a CDS encoding recombinase family protein encodes MAHSARIAAMEKRSLPVAILVRVSTNRQETDRQVSELTAYAAKKGYEVVEVCKETVSGKSDESDREGLQRALFLAQSGAVKKVLVHEVSRLARRSSIAHRFVEALEEAHASLYWHQQGIETLLENGKRNPAAAIMFALLAEMARSERETLIDRINSGLAEARRKGKTLGRPKGTSMQPKDRVAKHRDILRLLNAGTYSLRQIASITGKSKLTVQRVKAARNEKPLAY; translated from the coding sequence GTGGCCCACTCCGCCAGAATCGCCGCCATGGAAAAAAGGTCACTGCCAGTTGCTATCCTCGTTCGCGTCTCCACCAACCGCCAAGAGACAGACCGGCAAGTTTCAGAACTCACCGCCTACGCGGCCAAAAAGGGCTATGAAGTGGTGGAAGTGTGCAAAGAGACGGTTTCCGGCAAATCCGATGAGTCAGACCGCGAAGGGCTTCAACGGGCGCTCTTCCTCGCCCAAAGCGGCGCAGTGAAGAAAGTTCTGGTTCATGAAGTGTCCCGACTGGCCCGCCGTAGCTCCATTGCTCATCGCTTCGTTGAAGCACTGGAAGAGGCACACGCCTCCCTCTACTGGCATCAACAGGGCATCGAAACCCTGTTGGAGAACGGGAAGCGGAATCCCGCCGCTGCTATCATGTTCGCTTTGCTGGCCGAAATGGCCCGCAGTGAACGCGAAACGCTGATAGACCGCATCAATTCAGGCTTGGCGGAAGCACGTCGCAAAGGGAAGACCCTAGGACGCCCAAAAGGCACTTCCATGCAGCCTAAAGACCGGGTGGCGAAGCATCGGGACATTCTCCGCCTTCTGAACGCCGGAACATATTCGCTCCGCCAAATCGCCAGCATCACTGGTAAATCCAAGCTCACGGTTCAACGCGTAAAGGCGGCGCGGAATGAAAAACCGCTGGCGTATTGA
- a CDS encoding family 16 glycosylhydrolase: MMKTVLCSLTTLLLLATVNAEQAQPNLVTPLGQTGFWVPKPAFSDEFDGAVVNPQKWTTNVASWGPWTWDEKNAVQKDGKLVLSMTYEPHTRKNGQPLAYKSGIFRSKLKRTYGYYEARIKGCSLFPGACPAFWIYSDGKASTGEVRYCEIDFVELQMNELNRETKVRDSVNQIDMNLHLRLAGKDGKVRWVRPGTDPALCKNAWTAPWDPREDFHVYGCDVTPENIVWYIDGMEVARKPNQYWHLPMNLTLSLGLRHPHIGWVGQEMKPQPQAATEKGFPTSMEVDYLRVWERKP; the protein is encoded by the coding sequence ATGATGAAAACCGTTCTTTGCTCCCTCACAACGCTCCTGCTGCTCGCGACCGTTAATGCTGAACAGGCTCAACCCAATCTAGTGACGCCTTTGGGCCAAACCGGTTTTTGGGTGCCAAAGCCCGCTTTCTCCGATGAGTTCGATGGAGCAGTAGTCAATCCTCAGAAGTGGACAACGAATGTTGCGAGCTGGGGACCTTGGACTTGGGATGAGAAAAACGCGGTTCAGAAGGACGGCAAGCTGGTTCTGAGCATGACCTATGAACCTCACACACGGAAGAACGGCCAGCCACTGGCTTACAAGTCGGGCATCTTCCGGTCGAAGCTGAAGCGTACCTACGGCTATTACGAGGCGCGAATCAAAGGTTGTAGCCTCTTCCCGGGGGCCTGTCCAGCGTTCTGGATTTACAGCGATGGCAAGGCCTCAACAGGCGAGGTGCGCTATTGCGAGATCGATTTCGTCGAACTACAAATGAACGAACTCAATCGCGAAACCAAGGTGCGCGACTCTGTGAATCAGATCGACATGAATCTTCATCTGCGACTTGCAGGCAAAGACGGGAAGGTCCGCTGGGTCAGGCCGGGAACGGACCCTGCGCTCTGTAAGAACGCTTGGACGGCCCCTTGGGACCCGCGTGAGGATTTTCACGTCTATGGCTGCGATGTCACGCCTGAAAATATTGTCTGGTATATCGATGGCATGGAGGTTGCCCGGAAGCCGAATCAGTACTGGCATCTGCCGATGAACCTCACTCTATCCCTCGGGCTACGGCATCCGCACATCGGGTGGGTGGGTCAGGAGATGAAACCCCAGCCCCAGGCGGCCACTGAGAAGGGTTTTCCTACATCAATGGAAGTGGACTATCTGCGGGTGTGGGAGCGCAAGCCGTAG
- a CDS encoding YhcH/YjgK/YiaL family protein codes for MVLDTLAHSTRYEKLNSRFAKAFAFLRSVDGTQELGRHDLDGDQCFALVQTYETKPLEKAKFEAHRKYIDVQFIHSGRETILWAPLDAMQEEMMAYSDEKDAALWKLTPDTTPLHVSAGHFAILWPQDAHAPCVEWDQPETVFKVVVKVAVE; via the coding sequence ATGGTACTCGACACTCTCGCCCACTCTACTCGCTACGAAAAACTCAATTCACGCTTTGCGAAGGCTTTTGCCTTTCTGCGTAGCGTGGATGGCACACAGGAGCTCGGTAGGCATGATCTCGATGGCGATCAGTGCTTTGCCCTGGTGCAGACCTACGAGACGAAGCCGCTCGAAAAGGCCAAATTTGAGGCGCATCGTAAGTACATCGACGTGCAGTTCATCCATAGCGGGCGTGAGACCATCCTCTGGGCACCGCTAGACGCCATGCAGGAGGAAATGATGGCCTACAGCGATGAAAAAGATGCCGCACTCTGGAAGCTCACCCCTGACACCACGCCGCTGCATGTCAGTGCGGGGCATTTCGCCATCCTTTGGCCGCAGGATGCGCATGCTCCCTGCGTGGAGTGGGATCAGCCAGAGACCGTCTTCAAAGTGGTCGTGAAAGTCGCCGTCGAGTAG
- a CDS encoding class I SAM-dependent RNA methyltransferase, protein MPEPQRPKKFLPHPFAYHQELEVRIENLTNEGSGVARVDGWVVFIPFTLPGERVRCRVFRNHKNYSQADLLEVLEPSPMRTQPPCPLFGQCGGCQYQHLDYTEQLIWKKNQVTELLRHMARIEHEVLPVIASPVQYGYRSKITPHFQKPQDGVIREIGFLRIGTRTSLVDVPQCQIAMPEINAALTGIRERLRADGSGYKRGATMLIRAAKNGVLTLPEQIAIEEVSGVKFEFQAGDFFQNNPFILSAFVQHAVDEAKASGARFLVDAYCGSGLFALSAARSFEQIVGVEISETAVAKAAHNAQLNGITNCRFIAADAREVFKAVPHAGAETVVLIDPPRAGCSREFLDQLFAFGPKSVVYVSCNPATQMRDLAIFTEAGYQLRKVQPFDLFPQTKHLECVMTLSK, encoded by the coding sequence ATGCCAGAGCCCCAGCGCCCCAAAAAATTCCTGCCACACCCCTTCGCCTACCACCAGGAGCTAGAGGTCCGCATCGAAAACCTCACCAATGAGGGCAGCGGCGTCGCCCGCGTGGATGGCTGGGTCGTTTTCATCCCTTTTACCCTACCGGGTGAGCGCGTGCGCTGCCGCGTCTTCCGCAATCACAAAAACTACAGCCAGGCAGATCTCCTGGAGGTGCTGGAGCCCTCTCCCATGCGCACACAGCCACCGTGCCCGCTCTTTGGCCAATGCGGCGGCTGCCAGTATCAGCACCTTGATTACACCGAGCAGCTCATTTGGAAAAAAAACCAAGTCACCGAGCTGCTGCGCCACATGGCCCGCATCGAGCATGAGGTGCTACCGGTCATCGCCTCGCCAGTACAGTATGGTTATCGGTCCAAGATCACGCCGCACTTCCAGAAGCCGCAGGACGGCGTCATCCGCGAGATTGGCTTTCTGCGCATCGGCACACGCACCTCCCTGGTCGATGTGCCGCAGTGCCAGATCGCCATGCCAGAGATCAATGCAGCCCTCACCGGCATCCGCGAGCGACTCCGCGCAGATGGCAGCGGGTATAAGCGCGGCGCGACGATGCTCATCCGTGCCGCAAAGAACGGCGTCCTCACCCTGCCAGAGCAGATCGCCATCGAGGAGGTCTCCGGCGTGAAGTTCGAGTTCCAAGCAGGTGACTTTTTTCAGAACAACCCCTTCATCCTTTCCGCCTTCGTCCAGCATGCTGTCGATGAGGCAAAAGCCAGCGGCGCACGTTTCCTCGTCGATGCTTACTGCGGCAGCGGCCTCTTTGCCCTCAGTGCAGCGCGGTCATTCGAGCAAATCGTGGGCGTCGAGATATCTGAGACCGCCGTGGCGAAGGCTGCACACAATGCACAGCTCAATGGCATCACGAACTGCCGCTTCATCGCAGCAGATGCCCGTGAGGTCTTCAAAGCCGTGCCCCATGCCGGAGCGGAGACGGTCGTGCTCATCGACCCCCCGCGAGCAGGCTGTAGCCGGGAGTTTCTCGATCAGCTCTTCGCCTTCGGCCCGAAAAGCGTCGTCTATGTGAGCTGCAATCCCGCCACGCAAATGCGTGACCTCGCCATCTTCACCGAGGCCGGCTACCAGCTCCGTAAAGTGCAGCCCTTTGACCTTTTCCCGCAGACCAAGCACCTCGAATGCGTGATGACGCTCTCCAAGTAA